One Nocardia huaxiensis genomic window, ATTGGCGTGCACGGTGAGGTCGTCGTAGATGCTCGCGGCCTGGGTCATATAGCCGACCTGCCGTCGCAGCCCGGGTGATCCGGCCTCCTCGCCGAGCACCGTCACGGTGCCGGACGCGGTGATCTGCGTGCCCACGATGCTGCGCATGAGCGTGGTCTTGCCGCAGCCTGACGGGCCCAGCAGCCCGGTGATGCTGCCGCGCGGCACGCTCAGCGAGATGTCGTGCAGCACCTGCCGCCCGCCGCGGCGGACCTCCAGATGGTCGATGGCGATGGCGGGCGGGGAAGCGGACGCCGTCATGGTCCCCTCAATTCATCGAGTGTTGAATTCACTACGTGATGAATTCTGCGCCGCGGGGTGGCGAGAACGCAAGACCCCGGCGTGAGACACGCCGGGGTCCCGGTGGGGAGTGCTCAGTGATGGCCGCTGTGTTCCGGCGGTTTACCCGCCTGACCACCTGGTTCGATGACCACGAACTGACCCATCATGCCGAGGTCCTCGTGCCAGAGCAGGTGGCAGTGGAACATGTAGGGCGTGTCGGGGTCGGCCGGGCCGTCGAAGCGCACGGCCAGTTTCATCTCGGTGCCCGGTGGCAGGAACACGGTGTCCTTGGCTCCGCTCAGAGCTGTCGCCGGTGGCTTCCCGTTCACCTCCGCCACCGCGAACTGCAGATCGTGAATGTGGAAGTTGTGCGGCATGCCGTCGCTGTTGCGCACGGTCCACAGTTCGGTCTCGCCCCGGGTGACGGTCTCGTCGATCCGGCTCATATCCATCTCGCGCCCATTGATTTTCGCGAACTCGAGGTCGAAAGTCCGCTCCCGCACGGCATCTCGCGCGTTCGGCAACTGCGGCTCGACCAGCGTGGCGGGCAAGGCGGCCGAGGGCCGCAAGGTCGGTGCGGCCCGCAGCTGGAGGATGTCGAAGGTGTCGTCCCCGCCGGTGAAGCGCTGACCCCAGAAATCCAGTCCGGCATCGACCTTGTTGCCCCGCAACACCACTCGCTCCCCGGCCTGCATGCGCACCACGATCTCGGCGCGCTCACCCGGCGAGAGCTGAATGCGATCCAACTGCGCGGGCCGCGCCAGCAATCCGCCGTCGGTGCCGATGAGCGCGAACCGACGGTCATCGGAGAACCCGAAGTTGTAGGTGCGCGCGGTGGAGGCATTGACCAGCCGCAACCGCACCAGCTCGTCCCGCACCTCCCGATAGGGCGCGAGCACCCCGTTCACCATGGTCAGATCGCCGAGCACCCCGACATCGGAGAACATGCCGCGCGCGGTGTCGAACTCGCTGCCGCGAAACTTCAAGTCCTGCACGATGATCGGCAGATCGTCCACCCCGTAGGTGTGCGGCAGTGCCAGCCCGTCAGCGGCGGCATCATCGAGAACGAACATCCCCGCCAGCCCGCGCCGCACATGAGATTCGGTGGCCCCGTGCGGATGTGGGTGATACCAGAGCGTCGCCGCGGGCTGATCCACCGTCCACTCCGGTGTCCACGTCCCGCCCGCGTCCACCATCTGATGCGGCCCGCCGTCCATCTCCGCCGGCACATGCATCCCGTGCCAGTGCACCGACGACGCCTCATCGAGGGTGTTGCGCACCCGCACCCGCACCGTCTCCCCGCGCCGCGCCCGCAGCGTCGGCCCCAGGTAATCCCCGTTGAACCCCCACGTCGAGGTCGCCTGCCCGTCCCGGAATTCCCGCTGCCCCGAACGCATTTCGAGATCGAACACCCGCGTACCGTCCGCCTCGACCCGTGATTCGGCCAGCGGCGGCACCGGCATCTCCCGATCGAAACCCACCGCCCCCACCGTGGACACATCCGTCGTCGAGTACACCCAGAAGAACCCGCCACCCACCAGCAGCGCCCCGGCCGCCAGAAAAGCGCCGAGCCAGACCAGGATTCGCCGCGCCCGCGACCTTCGCCCATTTCCCATGCGCCGACGGTAGAGAAACCCCACCCCCACCCACATCCGGCACCGCCCCCACTTCCCACCCCAACCTCCGCCCCGCCGAGTCGGGGATTACCACGAGACGGCCCGGATCCCAGAGCCGCGCCGCCGCCTCCGCCCGCCGCTATCGAGCGTGAAGCGGCGATGTTCCCTCTCCCGTCACTCCGTCACCCCGTCATCCCCGCGTGCTTTTGGCGGGGATCCACACAGTCTGCGGCAGAACCGATTTCGGTGGATCCCGGCCAAAAGCGCGCCGGGATGACGAATGCGTGTGCACTGTCGGGGTACGTGGAAATCACGGTGGCCAGTCATGACAAATCTCTGACGCGTCGCGTTTCGACGGCCTGTCGGCGGTCGTGGTCGTGCCGGGCCGACGACAATCGCGTTCATGACAGCCCCCGCATTCGCCCAGGCAGGCCGGCCATGCGCGTATTGCTGACCGGCGCGGCCGGATTCATCGGCTCGCACATTCGCGACGCCCTGGTCACGGCAGGGCACGAGGTCGTGGCCGTGGACCTGATGCTCGCCGCCGCGCACGGCCCGGACGCCACCGCACCTGCCGGTATCGACCAGGTCGATGTGCGCGATCCCGCGGCCCTGGACGGCTGCCTGCGCGGCATCGACGCGGTGTGTCACCAGGCCGCCGTGGTGGGTGCGGGCGTCAGCGCCCAGGACGCTCCCGCGTACGCCAGCCACAATGATCTCGGCACCGCTGTCCTGCTGGCCGCCATGGAGCGCGCGAAATGCCGGCGGCTGGTTCTCGCCTCGTCCATGGTGGTCTACGGCGAAGGCCGATACCTCGACTCCCGGGGTGTGGAAGTGGTGCCCGGCCCCCGCGGCGCCGACGATCTCCAAGCGGGCCGCTTCGATCATCGAGATCCCGCGGGCGCGCCGCTGACGTGGGCTGCGATCGACGAGGACGCCCCGCTGCGCCCGCGCAGCCTCTACGCGGCGAGCAAAGCCGCACAGGAGCATTACGCCGCCGCGTGGGTCGCCGCGACCGGCGGCACCGTCA contains:
- a CDS encoding multicopper oxidase family protein gives rise to the protein MGNGRRSRARRILVWLGAFLAAGALLVGGGFFWVYSTTDVSTVGAVGFDREMPVPPLAESRVEADGTRVFDLEMRSGQREFRDGQATSTWGFNGDYLGPTLRARRGETVRVRVRNTLDEASSVHWHGMHVPAEMDGGPHQMVDAGGTWTPEWTVDQPAATLWYHPHPHGATESHVRRGLAGMFVLDDAAADGLALPHTYGVDDLPIIVQDLKFRGSEFDTARGMFSDVGVLGDLTMVNGVLAPYREVRDELVRLRLVNASTARTYNFGFSDDRRFALIGTDGGLLARPAQLDRIQLSPGERAEIVVRMQAGERVVLRGNKVDAGLDFWGQRFTGGDDTFDILQLRAAPTLRPSAALPATLVEPQLPNARDAVRERTFDLEFAKINGREMDMSRIDETVTRGETELWTVRNSDGMPHNFHIHDLQFAVAEVNGKPPATALSGAKDTVFLPPGTEMKLAVRFDGPADPDTPYMFHCHLLWHEDLGMMGQFVVIEPGGQAGKPPEHSGHH
- a CDS encoding NAD-dependent epimerase/dehydratase family protein; amino-acid sequence: MRVLLTGAAGFIGSHIRDALVTAGHEVVAVDLMLAAAHGPDATAPAGIDQVDVRDPAALDGCLRGIDAVCHQAAVVGAGVSAQDAPAYASHNDLGTAVLLAAMERAKCRRLVLASSMVVYGEGRYLDSRGVEVVPGPRGADDLQAGRFDHRDPAGAPLTWAAIDEDAPLRPRSLYAASKAAQEHYAAAWVAATGGTVTALRYHNVYGDDMPKDTPYSGVAAIFRSALEAGESPRVFEDGCQARDFVHVRDIAAANLAALEQPLSGFVPLNIASGHPITVGEVASVLAAAHDGKQPVVTGEYRSGDVRHIVASPERAHRTLGFAAAIEPRDGLAAFAFAPLRATAGGDAPAWR